A window from Chromatiales bacterium encodes these proteins:
- a CDS encoding sulfotransferase, which produces MSDTTEDKYKLPLIEDKYFSKLHTMLLTIGFARSGSSLVGYLLTAHPNMVIAHEPGIRTLYKAGDIILLLYGILFKNQQMYTRAVEAQKVEIDKIIPASNEPKTKGSRRTEWYPIVPNQWQNRCKSLEVAGVKESARIAHLLVEGDTLKQFTSLVKKKKMSLKFIFTVRNPYDMIATRVREVMHSKRISEIEKLSKSISVYERHCVCNKNLLSRIKAKNVFINRHEDMVADPKDQLTKLCRFLKVKASQDYLNDCMSVVCPTARESRYEIDWLEEHKERVAKLSEDYDFFAGYSWSS; this is translated from the coding sequence ATGTCAGATACCACAGAAGATAAATATAAGCTACCTTTAATAGAAGATAAGTATTTTAGCAAGCTACATACAATGTTATTAACTATAGGTTTTGCGAGGTCCGGATCTTCTCTAGTCGGTTATTTGTTAACCGCACATCCCAACATGGTTATCGCACACGAACCCGGCATAAGAACCTTATACAAGGCAGGAGACATCATCCTACTACTGTATGGTATTTTATTCAAAAATCAACAGATGTATACTAGGGCAGTAGAAGCGCAAAAAGTAGAAATAGATAAAATTATACCGGCCTCAAACGAACCTAAGACGAAAGGTTCTCGCCGGACTGAATGGTATCCTATTGTTCCTAATCAGTGGCAAAATCGCTGTAAATCCCTAGAAGTGGCAGGTGTAAAAGAATCCGCTAGAATAGCACATCTATTGGTGGAGGGGGATACATTAAAACAATTTACTTCTCTTGTTAAAAAGAAAAAAATGTCATTAAAGTTTATTTTTACAGTGCGCAATCCTTATGACATGATAGCTACGCGTGTAAGAGAGGTAATGCATTCTAAAAGAATCTCTGAAATAGAAAAATTATCAAAGTCTATTTCAGTGTATGAGAGACACTGTGTGTGCAACAAAAATCTTCTGAGTCGGATAAAAGCGAAAAATGTATTTATAAATAGACACGAAGACATGGTTGCTGATCCCAAAGATCAATTAACGAAACTATGTCGCTTCTTAAAGGTCAAAGCCAGCCAAGATTATTTAAATGACTGTATGTCGGTAGTCTGCCCGACTGCCAGAGAGAGCCGCTATGAAATTGATTGGTTGGAAGAACATAAAGAAAGGGTTGCAAAGCTAAGCGAAGATTATGATTTTTTCGCAGGATACAGCTGGTCGTCTTGA